tgcaAAACCAGTATAAGGCAGTCCAATAACACTGAGACTGCTCCATGATGATTACTTcgaagtatctttttttaaatggcaaatataaaattaaaaatactttttcagtGCTCCCATTTTGCTGCAGTCTGACTGCGGGGTGATTCAGGACTGGATATCTACCCTGGTGGCGAGTGTGAGCCAGCGGCTGAGGGGACCAAAGGGCCACCGGAAGCATGGATTCCTCCCAATACTGAGGACACTTGTTTTTCACCAGAGTGTGCGGTGGAATCCAGGCAGCTTTGTAAAGCCAGTTAGAGAATAAGACTTTAGTCTGTGCACTGACCTTGTATTTGACTCTActgtgaaaggaagaaaaagcaaattcttGGCACCTGCCACGTgcgggaagggtatagcttagttgtatggtgtgtgcttagcatgctcgaggtcctggttcaattcccagcacctctgtttaaataaagaaacaaacctaaGCACCTGCCATGTAAGCAGGAAAATGCTCTTCCAAGGTCAGAATCATTTCTGCATCAAGTGATTTCTCGCAGCCCTGTTCCGGTTTGGGGTGGGAGGACAGAGGTAGGAGAACTGGGGTCTCACGGCTCTTCTAATGTAACCTTTCTCTTTGCTGGCAGGCGCTTTCCCCTGTCCTAAATGCAGGTGAAAGAGGAAGTCATTAAGCAGCAGACAAGGCCGGGGAGTTAGGGTGTAGCGTCTACCCAGCAATGAATATATGCtgaatgaccttggacaagtcatctAAGCGAGGAGACTGAATGAGCACCGGGTTTCTGGCAAAACCCTAGGATTTCATGCTCCTGCACATCTaactaaagttaaaaatgaaCAGGATCACAGAAGATGATCTTACTCTGCCTCATTTCATAGGTTGCCCTGAAATGGATGTTATTTTCAAAAGGCCACATTCAGGATCACTGTCTGGTTCTATGATGCTAAGACAAAAGGCAGATCAGGCTTCGAGTTACAGCACCTGTACCCTTCCCCAGACATGGGCTCTTCACACAAACCGTGCTGCGCCGATGGGGTGAAAGCTAAAAAGCACTGTCAGGGATTCCCTCCAGAGGCCCAGCACAACTGTCCCCATCCTTCTGGTTTGGGACCGCCGACTACCAATGCCAAAGGCCACCTCCCCAGTGTTCATTTCAGTACTGAGGTCTCACATGTCGAACTGACTATGTATTCCACCTGAAACCTGACTTGGTAAAGTCTGGCTGAGTTAGTGAAAGGGCTGAAGATCACACTGCACGTCAAAATGAAATCCAGTACTACAATCTTGTGGTAGTGGCCTGCCTGCTTTTGAATCATGGAAGATCTCCTTGGCTTTCTTTTACGTAAGCAGTCTTCTGCCTCTTTTCTACTGCCTTGACGCTTACTGCAGCAGGGGCCCGGGAACCTAACTGTCCCCATACCCAGGCTGGCCAGCATCAGTCAGGCTGGCCCAGCTGAAGGGTCTGCGCCGACGGGACACTTGGGCCCTACATGGCCTGGGTTCCTCCCTTGCCAGCCCCGCTCCCCTTCTCAAGGACTGGGTGTCTGCTCTGCCCTTCCAAGGACTCTGGGCTTCTCCTCAGTCCTCCTTGGAATAGAAATGTGTGAAGGATGCTCAGCAGAGGAAGACCCAACAAGAGAGGCTAAGGAGAGGCAGAAAGGCAGGAGCGAAAGAGCAAAGCCGGGAGTACTGGCGGAGGGGACGGTCACAAAGCCCAGGGGAGAGAGAGTCAAGGAGGGAGCGGCTGGCCGGGGGCCCTACCTCTCTCTTACTCATTGTTACCTGACCTCCTGTGTCACAAAGACAACAGAAGCCGCAACAACCGGGAAGTGCCTACAACTTGCCAACGTCACACCTACGTCTAGCTGGACCCACACCCACCCTTCCTCCTGAGCTGGTGGAAGAGGTGCCCTGCCTTTGGTCCAAGGCTTCCTCTTCCATCTGATCTCAAGATCCCTGCCACCTCCCACTCTGTGGGTCATCTTCTCTCTCCAGCATCCTTCTCTATCTAGAGACTCTCTTGGGTCTCCCACTGCTCCCAGCCAAAACGAAAACAAAACTCCCCTGAGCTCCCTTGATCTGCTGCAAATATAATTTGTCATTCTCCTCTCCATAGAGCCCAGTATCTTTAAATAGTCAACCTAATAAACTATTTAGTCTTCAGTCCCTTGCAATCTGCTTTCTGCTCACTACCACGCCACCGAAAGCATTCTTAACAAAACAGCCAATGAGCTTTACCTTCTTCTTGCTAAATCCAATGGATATTTTCACTTCTCATCCTTTTCACTGTCTCCCAGCAGCCTAGCCCTGCTGACCACACACTTTTCATGAGGAGCTGTCTTTGTGGGACGTGTGACCACAGCCTCTTCTGGCTGTAATTCTCTCTCCCCGGCCACTCCTTGTCAGTCTCTTCTGGGGGCCCTTCCTCCCTGACCGCTTGCTCTTCAGACCTTCACCTGCACCCTGCCCTGGACCAGCTGTCTTCCTCCACCTCTGAGTGCTGCCTGGGAGCCCTGCCCACCGCAGTGACTCTGCTTCCCCTCTGGTGCTGACAACACGCCACCTCTAGCTCCAGCTCAGATCCTGCGGCTCAGCTCCAGACTGGCCCATCCCATCACCCAGGGGAAGGCTCCAAGAGCACATCCGGGTGCCTAAAACTTGATACATCCAAAATTGAATTAACTTGTCCTCTCATCCCCCCAAATCGATTCCTTCTTGTGTTTCTTAATGAGTAGTACCACCATCTCCTCAGCTGCTGGAGCCAGAAAGCTGGGTGCCAGTCTCATCCCCCTCTATCCCTCACCCTTGAGTGAATCAGTCACAAATCCCTGTAGAGGATTTATTTCTTAAGTATGGCTCCCAAATTCAGTACTCCTCCCGAGGCCCATAACCACTGCCACTCTGGTCAGTCACCTCTCCTGGATGCCAAGGGAAGCACACCCTTCCTGTACCTGGCCTTCTACCTCCAACCCTGACCCTTCCAGCCCCTCCAACACATACAGACAGAGGGAATCCGATCACCTTGCTCTGATTACAATACTTCAGTGATTCTCCACTGGCTGGACTCTGAGGACAGCAGAGGGTTATTGAAGTATTTTAAACAAGCAAGTGAGATGATCAAATTCAAAGAACAAATAGCACGACGGTCGACTTCTCAACAGCCACAGCAAAAGACCTGGAGTTCTACACTGACACACAAGAGTGGATTTTCCCAGTTACAATTTCTcatcaaagaaatataaacagatgTATTTCAGAATGGAGAAAACTGAAACTAGAAAGGAGTGAGATAAAAGAAGGATCAGTGAGTAAAGAATGAGGGTAAAGAGAGACAATCAGTGCCTGTGTAAAACGCTGGTGGTACTAAGTGATTTGGGGAGCCACAAACACCAGGCAGGGTGAGCGGGGCACATGGGACGGGGCTGCCGCATCCTCAGGTCTTTGTATATTTCACAGGAGGTGAAGGTATTGACTAACTTTAAACTGTAATCACaatggaagaaaaatacaatGTAAAACTTTCAAACTAGTAGAGTGGGAGAAATTAAACAAAGAAGGCTTGCAggcagaaatggagaaaagaagggagtagagaaacagaagaataaatagaaaacacaagacaaggaaaataaatgtaaatatatcagTAAACATAAGTGAAAATGATTCCAATCTAACAGTTAAAAAAGATGATcagattggattttttaaaaatcccagtttAGGGTGGTTATAAGACTTAAGGACAAATAAAGGCTAAATATAAgagtgtatatacacacacacacaccaggaaaACACTAACCAACAGAAAACTGGTAACGATGATAGTATCagataaaacagagttggggagGAGTATTAGGGGTAAAAAGGACTCTTACATAATGATAATCGAAAAAATTCTCCAGAATATTCTAGATTGTGTGCACTGAATAATATGGCCTCAAGATATCTAAGTAACAGAATTAAGAAGCTTGTTCTGAAACCGTCACAGACAGAACTCTGTACCCCAAACCGAGAGGACATACATCATTCCCAGCACACAAGGAACATTTGCAAAAATTGACTTGTACCAAGTCACAAAGCAAATCTTGACCAACATCAAAGAGTCAAAATCATAGTCTGAATTCTTTGACCCCAAATGAAAAGAAGGTAGATCAGCAACAACAAAGCAGCTAGGAAGACCCCCGTGGCTGCTGGGTAGAGAGAGGGTGGTCGCGGGGGCCTAGTGGAGCAGGGAGACCAGCTCAGAGTTCGAGGACTGGGCAAGGGTGGGGACAGTGACATGAAAGAAGAGCTCTGACCATCTTGTCCAGTCATATACATCCAGCATCTAACACAGTGCCAGATACATAGCAACTGCTAAAATTcgggttttaaaaaaatgaaaaggaagctaAACAAATGCTAGTTGAATGTGTCAAAGTGAACTGAAGCTCTGTCCTCACAGCGGGTTCCCATGACCCAGTCACTAATGCCTCACCTGATGGGACCTCAGTTTACTGCCAGGTCAGCCAGCTTTGGGTCTGTCCACCTGTTTAAATCCCCTTGTCTCATTTCCCTGCCCCTGTGGCtccttatttttgaaatgtttttatgcGATGCCTAACATAAGACAAAGTGTTTCCACatctgttatctcatttaattctctccaAAACCTGTACATTCGGTTCTGCTAATTCcactgttacagatgaggaaaaaggccaggctcagaaaggttaagtaactcaccTTAAGATCCTCATCTAGTAAAGGATTTAGACCCTCATCTAACTTATTCTCACCCTCTTAGAAAGGCAGCATGGTTCCCTGGTGTAGCGATTTAGGACACTGTTCAAATTCCAGATCTGTGACTCATCGGCTGGGGGTCCCTGTGCAAGGTAACTATTCCTACCTTAGTCTGTCCACatgcaaaatggggatgatgatccCATAGCAACTACCATACACAGTTGTTATGAGAaccaaatgagttaatatatatgaagtgcaTGGAAGAGTGTCAGACATACAATAAGctttcaataaacattagctgttTTGTGTCATTTACCCATTTAAGGTATCAATTACAACTCTCAGATAAAAGTTGTCCAAATTAAAATTGAACCAGGAATGTGGGCAGGTGTAGATCATCTTATAGTTAAAAATGCAGCTATTGTAGCCACGAGCACTAAACGTTCACTTAAAAGGCCTAATTTGTCTGTCTCAGGGTGACTCACTCAACTACGGACTCTGGACTAGCCCTGTAAGACTGCTGTTGGGAGACACAGCACAGACGCCTTGATATTCTGACCAGGGCAGGGTTTCTCAAGCTCAGGGCTGATCACATTTTGGGCTGGGTAATTCTTTGTCATGAGCGGGCTGTCCCGTTGCACTGCATAAAGTTTAGCAGCAACCCCGGCCTCTACGCACTAGATGTTAGTAGCAcacccatcccaccccacccattttgtgacaagcaaaaatgtctccagatagaaccaaatgtcccctggggagcagggggacAAAAATCATCCCCAGTTGAGAGCCAGCTCTAGTCTTCACAACTAAAACTTTTCTAGTGGGATCCCAAGCAGACTCCCTTGTCCCCAGTTCAACTCTAGAGGTTGTAATAAAATAGCCTGGAGCAGGGATCCAGTACCCAGGGGTAATGTAGATAGATTATTCAGGGCTTCACACAGTCCCATGTTCACCCCCACGCATGGTGCATGGAGATAGGCTGGAAGGCAGAATGCAGAGGCCATTTCAATCCTGGCTACAAGGAAATTTTAGTGTGTACTTAAAACACTCTGCCTCAGAAACCAAATGTAGCATTTGTAACGGGCAGAACATTTACACGGAGCTTTCGCCTTCAAATCACCAAGCTCTCAGCCTCCGCTAATACTCTCAAGGGGCAGGTTTGGCCCCCTTCCATCTTCAAGATGATTCAGGTTTCGTGGAGAACAAAATGAGCCTCTAATGCCTTATATTTTCTCTCTGACAGATGGTTTCAGATGTATCAAAGTGCTAATCCTTGCTGAGGTATAGGTCTCAGGGAAGGAGAGTTTGGCTTTTCGAATGATAGGACTTGAATGATTAAGGAAGAAAATTACTCCCAGGATATTCACCATTGTCATATGAGCAACCAGattaaaaatgaaggaagacagcagaatctgaaaaaagatttGAGGAGAAAGGAGTGGAAAAACTCAAAACCCAGGTTAACAGTTTAGGTTTGAAACATTTCCACTCAAAGACATCTTTGGGAGTGGAAATGAAGTGCAATAAAAACACCTTCAAGTTCAAGATTAATTAAGGCCCATTCCCACATCACCATTCCCATCTTCAGTGTGTGAAATTATGTCTGGAGACAGAGGCTGGACTTGGAATATTTGTCTTGccccatttaccagctgtgtgaccttgggcatgttatacaacctctctgagcctcaatttccccacctgtaaaacagATAATACCTACCTCAAAGTAAGCTTGTGTAAATTAAACGATCCAGTGTTTGCCTTACGAGACTACATAAGCCTTCAGTGAATGTCACTGAGTATAAACTAGTATTTAGTGTTGACCTACTCTGTGAAATTTTTGAGTCTCACCGGAGAATAGATGGTTTTATATTAAGGTACTGTAGAAACAGATAACTACTGATGAGGATGTTGGGGGTCCGAGAggttgtccaaggtcacacaaaggGGCACATAGTGGGATTCGACCCCGCGTCTCCCTGACTCGCCAGCCACCTCTCTCCATAGCCCCACGTGGAAAGGACGAAGGGAAGTGGGGGAGTTACTGGAGCCAGGCCACCACGCGGAGTCAGAGGTCACTCACGGTACTCTTCTAGCCGCATTAGAGGCCGGAAGTAGATGGGGTAGAAGGCGGCGCCGATCAGGGAGATGAAGCCGCCGAAAATGAAAGCGGTGCGTAGGTTCGGGGACATGGCTACAGCCAGGGGCTGCCCTGACCCGCTGAGCACCCCGCACTCTCGGAATTCAGACTCACGCCGGCTAGGTCGTGACCCCGCTCGGAGGAAGAGTACCGGCTTTCGCTTCCGGGCCTTGGAGGCGGGGCTAGGAGGAGGGGCGGGGATGGGGCGGAGCGAGGTTGGGGCAGGGGTGGAACCAGAGGCGGGGCCTAGGGGCTGGGTGGAGctagggcggggcgggggcggggcgggggcggggcctgggaccCGGGGCACTGCCTCCCCGGCGCTCCCTGACTGCGCGCTGCACTGGGCGAGCGCCGGCTGCGATTTGAATGTGGACCTTTACTGCTCTCTGTTCCCTGTTCTGCCCGCTCAACCTGGTTCTCCTCTTAGCCGCTCCACCAACCACTCTTCAGACCTCGTTTAGCACTGCCTTCATTACCAACCACGCTTTTTCGTTCTTCCCCCTTTGATTTGATTTTAGTGACTACACCGTTAGGTGGAGGCTCTCTATGGCTGGctgatttaatcctcatatcATTTACAAGTGAGGGAATCCTGGCTTGGCTGCTCAGATTTGGGCCCAAAGGGCGGTTTGAGGGTATTAGAGACAACGGTGCAAATCGCCAGGCCCAAGATGGCCTGCAGGGAATTCTGAAATCGGAGCCAGAGGGGCTCCTGAATCGAGACTAGCCTGGGAGGAATGTTGTTTCAACATCCAAGCTACAAGTAGATCTTTTCTGACTCCGATTTTccattccctcctctctccctcttccctttgctgAATGTCAGGGTTATGAAGCACAGTGGGGAGTAAATAGAGATCAGTGCAGGGCAGGGAGCCTGGGGTGGAAACCACCGAGGACAGacaccttcttcctcttcctaggATCGCCATCCTCCGTGCTTCTAGGTGGGCTGCTGCAGTATAAGACCTGCCCCTTCCCCGGCCCAGGGGTACTGGGCAGCTGAGACCAAGATTCCCTAGGCTTTCACTCAACCCTTTGTAAATAAGAATGCTACCAGCAGCCGGGAGCTGGGGAACAAAGACGACCCCAGAAAATCTTGACACCCCCCAACATCGTTATTTAGTCCAGAAAATGGTGCAGAGGACACagatttcctctttctctgtagTTTTGCAGTTGAGTCAGGCTACTATTTACCTTCGTGGTTCCAGGAGCTTATAAATCAGGTATTTGAACTGTCAGCCGATTTATAGACTGTCTGCTGTGCCCCAAACGCCAGGCAAAGTGCTAtgggggatacaaagatgaataagacgtGACCCTTGCTCTCCAGGATCCTGCCATGTGGCCAAAGAGACAGGACATATACATAAAAAGATAACTAATGACCGGACGCAGCCTATTGCTGATGAGTGATACGGTCCTGCGGGCTACAGAAGTTCAGAGGAGGAAGACAGATGACTGTAGGGTGAGACAGCTGCTCCGCGGGCACTGCAGGAGCTTGTTAGGGTGAGGACAGAAGCCTTTATAGCAAAGAGGGAAGCTGCGATGCGTGCTTTATATCACCTGATCTGAAAATCTCAAGCGTTCTGTGCATTTGTCATTTTAGCCACCCAGcagccctttctctttctgttaatAGTATTCCAGATATCTTTCATTCCTCTCCTCTACCATTCTTAATCTGTGAGGTAAACGGGGGCTTCACC
The nucleotide sequence above comes from Camelus dromedarius isolate mCamDro1 chromosome 1, mCamDro1.pat, whole genome shotgun sequence. Encoded proteins:
- the SMIM20 gene encoding small integral membrane protein 20, with the protein product MSPNLRTAFIFGGFISLIGAAFYPIYFRPLMRLEEYQKEQAVNRAGIVQEDVQPPGLKVWSDPFGRK